The genomic window TTGGCTGTGAATGGACTGTATGGAGGCACTGCCCTACTGCCAGCAGTACTTAGCAACTTGCTGTCACACTCATATGAAATATCTCTTCCCTTTTGTCAGACGCAGATCTATGCTGTTCACACATATGCCATGACAGAATTCACAATTTTAGTAGCTATGAGTTATGACAGGTATGTGGCCATTTGTTATCCGCTGCTTTATCATACAATCATGTCACAGAGAGTTGTTAAACTTATTGTTTTCACATGGTTGTACCCCATGCTGGCATTTATCATCGTTTTAATTTTCACTCTTCGGCTGCGGTTCTGTGAGAGAACCATAGAAAAGGTGTACTGTATGAATTACTCACTTGTGAAACTTGCCTGTACAGATACATCTGTTGTTAACATTGTTGGCCTACTATCTGTGGTTCTGTATACACTGCCACAGATTGTCATGATCTTTTATTCATATGCACACATCCTGAGGATATGTGTGTTATCATTCAACAAATCCAAGCTCAAGGCCCTCCGGACTTGCACCCCACACCTGCTCGCCGTAACTAACTACTCTATTGGGTGCTTTTTAGAAATAGCACAAAGTCGATTCAATATTAAGCACCTGTCTTACCAAAGCAagttgtttttatctgtgtaCTTCCTGATATTCCCACCCCTTCTTAATCCAGCAATCTACGGATTGAGTATTCAAGTCGTGAGAGATCGACTGTTTAGGCTTTTCAGCAGAAAAAGCAGGCAAGTAACAAATAATGTAGCCAACAGGGCTGCTGGTACCATGCATTCAAAGTGTGTCCTGCATGGTGCTGTGAGGACTGATGGAAACACATGACATACAGAATCTCCTGTCTCTCCATGTTGTTTAATCACATTTActactgaaaacaaaacaagaccagcaggcacagagaaaaacatttgGAGAGTTGAATTCTTGTCATGCCATGTGGGCTTCTTGGAGTATTACCAGACTGAAGCTCAGGCCTTGTGCACATAATGTGCTGAgcttcagtctgtctgtctgtgcctaCGTGGACTAAATATACCACTGGGACTTTAAAACGCACCTTTGTCTTTCACACTGTCTGCTCTGTGAACTCTAACATGAATACTGTTTGTTGGCTGAGATTTTTTTAGATGCAAAGAAATTCAAGAATTActaatgcatttgttttggtaaTGGAAATGTTTTATGTCTGTTAAGGGGTTTAGATCTTAAATAATGTATTTGTAGTGCAGTGTTTTGTTCAAGTGTATGATACCCTTGGCTTTTGAAGATTTATATACATTTCTTTCTGTTGATGCCATCAGTGCCACAATAAACTGAGAATGAATAAGTGAAAGTAGCGTTTTTACCTGAAAGCTTATACATGTAATTTCACAGAGGTTGAAAGCAAAGATGAAATGATAATCTTCTTCCACACAGacaccaaaaaacaaagatttctgTGCCCTATCCCGTGTGCCTATAAATacattataaatattattaCAGAATTTTAATGGTGGATTTTATTTGTGGCGCCTCTGCTACCTTATTTCCAAAAAGTGGCATTGAAACCTTCACATTTGGCGTAATTCTTTCTTTTGCCATTGTTCATACGGGACAACTGGATCAAGAATCTTATTCTAAACTGAGGTCAATAAATATGAGGAAAGAACTCCTATCTTAAAATGTACCATCATGTGCAATATCACAAGACAAGATGCGCACAGAGAGGTCATTAATATAACATCTATAGAGAAATGAGACTGTGGCTATGAAACTTGGCTTATTCACTGTGCTATATTATATTTTGCTCCATATTTGTGAAAGATTGTGCAAGGTttaactgaaaacaataaactgaCTACACAGACAGATAAAGATACTGTAAAGAACACCTGACACTT from Epinephelus lanceolatus isolate andai-2023 chromosome 11, ASM4190304v1, whole genome shotgun sequence includes these protein-coding regions:
- the LOC144464573 gene encoding olfactory receptor 52Z1P-like, which codes for MKNFSEVTTIHLSDYYGMEGLKPLYFCAFLIIYITIVAENIVLIGVVYCEKILHEPMYFLLCNLAVNGLYGGTALLPAVLSNLLSHSYEISLPFCQTQIYAVHTYAMTEFTILVAMSYDRYVAICYPLLYHTIMSQRVVKLIVFTWLYPMLAFIIVLIFTLRLRFCERTIEKVYCMNYSLVKLACTDTSVVNIVGLLSVVLYTLPQIVMIFYSYAHILRICVLSFNKSKLKALRTCTPHLLAVTNYSIGCFLEIAQSRFNIKHLSYQSKLFLSVYFLIFPPLLNPAIYGLSIQVVRDRLFRLFSRKSRQPSSFKVERDTKSLCSCTVSEVEDAVEGKDDVEPSR